A genomic window from Lotus japonicus ecotype B-129 chromosome 1, LjGifu_v1.2 includes:
- the LOC130728515 gene encoding aquaporin NIP2-1-like, which translates to MEGIDIGKSCCFVTDTSGMQNPRTLNQSFCLSFAKLAENYPAGFPRKVFAEVIGTFLLVFVASGSAAMNAIDENKVSKLAASLAGGLIVTVMIYSIGHISGAHMNPAVSLAFATVRHFPWKQVPFYIAAQLIGAISASYTLQVLLAPAKQLGTTSPSGSNVQALIMEIVSTFTMVFIATASSIDTKAIGELAGVAVGSSVSIASIVAGPISGGSMNPARTLGPAIAGASYKGIWVYILGPVTGALLGAWSYSLIQDQGKPVLDISQSSSLSFLLRQKISEIEQISNNNHDCSA; encoded by the exons ATGGAGGGGATAGATATTGGAAAATCATGCTGCTTTGTCACTGATACAAGTGGAATGCAAAATCCTAGAACTCTAAATCAATcattttgtctttcttttgcaAAACTGGCAGAGAACTACCCTGCTGGATTTCCCAGAAAG GTATTTGCAGAGGTAATAGGCACCTTCCTGTTGGTATTTGTGGCAAGTGGTTCTGCTGCTATGAATGCCATTGATGAAAACAAAGTCTCAAAACTTGCAGCTTCACTTGCAGGAGGATTAATCGTGACGGTGATGATTTATTCAATTGGACACATCTCTGGGGCACATATGAATCCAGCTGTTTCCTTAGCTTTTGCCACCGTCCGGCATTTTCCTTGGAAACAG GTCCCATTTTACATTGCAGCTCAACTCATAGGAGCTATTTCCGCATCCTATACACTACAAGTGTTGTTAGCACCAGCAAAGCAACTTGGGACAACTTCACCTTCTGGATCAAATGTTCAAGCACTAATCATGGAAATAGTGTCTACCTTCACCATGGTGTTCATTGCCACGGCTTCCTCTATTGACACAAAAGCA ATTGGAGAGCTAGCAGGAGTAGCAGTAGGTTCTTCTGTTAGCATAGCAAGCATTGTCGCCGG ACCCATTTCAGGTGGATCAATGAACCCAGCAAGGACATTAGGTCCTGCAATTGCAGGTGCATCCTACAAGGGAATTTGGGTCTATATTCTTGGACCTGTTACTGGGGCACTTTTAGGGGCATGGTCTTACAGTTTGATACAGGATCAAGGAAAGCCCGTTCTTGATATTTCTCAATCTTCTTCCCTCTCATTTTTGTTGCGCCAAAAGATTAGTGAAATTGAGCAAATTAGTAACAACAACCATGATTGCTCGGCGTGA